In the Chryseobacterium sp. MYb264 genome, one interval contains:
- a CDS encoding hydroxyethylthiazole kinase: MSAAKYLIEKYQSVVCISGATDIIMNGNETYFVDNGHPMMTKVTGLGCSASAIVGACAAVSENKTEATIAAMSLLGMAGELAEKISNGPGSLQVNILDKLWNISEQEFFENVNISKK; the protein is encoded by the coding sequence ATATCTGCTGCAAAATATCTGATTGAAAAATATCAGTCTGTTGTTTGTATTTCGGGGGCAACAGATATTATTATGAATGGCAATGAAACTTATTTTGTCGATAACGGACATCCGATGATGACCAAAGTAACGGGATTAGGTTGCTCGGCATCAGCGATTGTCGGGGCTTGTGCTGCTGTTTCGGAAAATAAAACAGAAGCCACCATAGCAGCAATGTCACTGTTGGGAATGGCCGGAGAACTGGCAGAGAAGATTTCAAACGGACCGGGGAGTCTTCAGGTCAATATTTTAGATAAACTCTGGAATATTTCTGAACAGGAGTTTTTTGAAAATGTAAATATTTCTAAAAAATGA
- a CDS encoding thiamine phosphate synthase has translation MGNNDVQPSVLRETSFENKVIGYSIEYLSQLESQETVLSDYLGVSPIFKTDTKKDTVTEWGLEGLSKIRMLTDKPLVAIGNIHLKNAKAVMEAGADCIAVVSEICGAENPQKAAFKLKNEILL, from the coding sequence GTGGGAAATAATGATGTTCAGCCTTCCGTTTTACGTGAAACTTCATTTGAAAACAAAGTGATAGGATACTCCATAGAATATCTGAGCCAGCTTGAAAGCCAGGAGACTGTACTTTCTGATTATTTGGGAGTGAGCCCGATTTTTAAAACAGACACCAAAAAAGATACCGTTACCGAATGGGGACTTGAAGGGCTTTCTAAAATAAGAATGCTTACGGATAAGCCGCTGGTGGCCATTGGTAATATCCATCTGAAGAATGCAAAAGCAGTCATGGAAGCCGGAGCAGATTGTATTGCCGTTGTATCGGAGATTTGTGGTGCAGAAAATCCTCAAAAGGCTGCCTTTAAACTAAAAAATGAAATCCTTTTATGA
- a CDS encoding hydroxyethylthiazole kinase, whose amino-acid sequence MNTTANALLAVGASPIMAHAKSEVIEMVNISGALVVNIGTLDEYWSESMLIAAEEASRIQKTWVLDPVGAGATAFRNDVLAKLLEFKPTIIRGNASEIIALARKIQR is encoded by the coding sequence ATGAATACGACTGCCAATGCTTTGCTGGCGGTCGGCGCTTCCCCCATTATGGCGCACGCAAAATCTGAAGTCATAGAGATGGTCAATATTTCAGGTGCTTTAGTAGTCAACATCGGGACGCTTGATGAATATTGGAGTGAATCTATGCTGATTGCCGCAGAGGAAGCTTCCCGAATTCAGAAAACATGGGTTTTAGATCCGGTTGGAGCGGGAGCTACGGCTTTTAGAAATGATGTTTTAGCAAAGCTTTTAGAATTCAAGCCAACAATTATACGCGGGAATGCTTCAGAGATTATTGCTCTTGCAAGAAAAATACAGCGATAA
- the tenA gene encoding thiaminase II: MNWSETAWRSIEKIYQDIIEMPFIEELSQGTLEKQKFQFYIAQDSLYLEHFGRTLALIGSKAYDTQDALSFMRFAENAIVVENALHESYFKEFDISDKGILQPVCHHYIHFLRSTAAFESVEVAMAATLPCFWIYKRVGDHIIHQTEKEDHPFESWIETYGGEEFGMAVEKAISICNKAAENTTPEIRNRMKEAFITASRLEFLFWQAAYDLNVWL, translated from the coding sequence ATGAATTGGTCTGAAACTGCATGGCGATCTATAGAAAAGATTTATCAGGATATTATAGAAATGCCTTTTATAGAAGAATTGTCACAGGGAACCTTGGAAAAACAGAAGTTCCAGTTTTATATCGCTCAGGATTCTTTGTATCTGGAGCATTTCGGAAGAACATTGGCATTGATTGGAAGCAAAGCCTATGATACCCAAGATGCCTTATCCTTTATGCGTTTTGCCGAAAATGCGATTGTGGTTGAGAATGCACTGCATGAATCTTATTTTAAAGAATTTGACATTTCGGATAAAGGAATTTTGCAGCCCGTATGTCATCATTATATTCATTTTTTAAGAAGTACTGCTGCTTTTGAGTCTGTAGAGGTTGCTATGGCAGCTACTTTACCATGCTTTTGGATCTATAAAAGGGTAGGAGACCATATTATTCATCAAACGGAAAAGGAAGATCATCCTTTTGAGAGCTGGATTGAAACATACGGTGGCGAAGAGTTTGGAATGGCCGTAGAAAAGGCGATCTCAATCTGTAATAAAGCGGCGGAAAATACAACTCCTGAAATCAGAAACAGAATGAAAGAAGCTTTTATAACCGCTTCCCGTTTAGAGTTCCTGTTTTGGCAGGCCGCTTATGATTTGAATGTTTGGTTATAA
- a CDS encoding fibronectin type III domain-containing protein: MKMYFQRYKKNQQRWASYYSKLITLLLLTAYSVLPTAKAQQYPVKLVPVVIPPYSLKIGDYSTSSDNKLQLQVLMTDLLEPQHQTGIKFSLEAGLNAVPLARSNDFIVGMNPFMLYPGNSITLTNVDLRSLFELQNLSGINALQYSKPLSDGVYQFCFQAYDFYTKNNLSSKTCATVFLVQYDPPMLTLPQNAEKVQALSPYGGGPGVVFQWMPRQIAPNTKYIFTLKELWDQGQSPISGFLSSPALWTEETYAPTLYYGIDKTQLMPGKRYAWQVQAKSGNPVLGANPTDDNGVYKNNGLSEIFYFDYVENCAVPTLLMAKNVGRGRVELQWSIAGQPAGLYNVQYRKKGSTADWVTQQSYQASAIITGLEDKTEYEYRIGSVCGNVQTFNNNNPFENGNSGGNAYSYSSVQYFTTDADDKDNNYQCGIMPAIDIANKTPLNTQLGNNEVFTAGDFPVTVLSAQGSGVYTGTGYIEVPYLANTKLKVTFNNIKLNTDKKLIEGVVETTYDPTESNVYDGGIFDMLDQAVRDSEIRTNEAINQTFFYQNSFDVVMNNQTVINNIITPYITNLTNLGLINTSLKDQILAEQQKQKDILNGLDCPKKEGSKDEEDKGKNKEENKEQTNKPKGSDDDVRIIETECDKKLKDYQQSQIKLLALMKQAQQQAADKITSGQAFPPKYTDIGSAEPPKPITASRLREIQSHCEDGALGYWEAKGFVKVENNGNPFYYCRLGDEVFYHYKQPGDTYGYENYWFVDGNWYMEGTTQQCAGEAFNCFVVYDAVSKKYVLANLETGESSGEQAADFITWLFVRDMPLMIVGGSSGSIYEILVNGLGDPLISALNATDKITDEEALAAQVTLALSGNVKHLTPENLSKIKTVLTAKFKTITKRSGKNAKVIAEELKEEIVEIVGKSSEIDVSKLKLRNIMEGADDWVMVFYDDVNLGDVILSNGVTLELDIVVPKALQGKGILKEIFNQAIQKFNPLEIKSTWKYDPVKYKEFGGLSDNLKVFLEKESNLGEVGAAFETPSGKVAKYFGFTNATVKKSADGKIVEVYFIK, encoded by the coding sequence ATGAAAATGTATTTTCAACGATATAAAAAAAATCAGCAGAGATGGGCTTCTTATTATTCGAAGCTCATCACCCTGCTTTTGCTTACAGCGTATAGCGTATTGCCGACAGCGAAAGCCCAGCAGTATCCTGTTAAGCTGGTTCCTGTTGTTATTCCTCCCTACAGTTTAAAAATTGGAGACTATTCAACAAGTAGCGATAACAAGCTTCAGCTGCAGGTTTTAATGACAGATTTACTGGAGCCTCAACACCAGACAGGAATTAAATTTTCCCTGGAGGCGGGGTTAAATGCTGTGCCACTGGCGAGATCCAATGATTTTATTGTCGGCATGAATCCTTTTATGCTCTATCCGGGTAACAGTATTACATTAACGAATGTTGACCTTAGATCATTATTTGAACTGCAAAATCTGTCGGGAATCAATGCGCTTCAGTATTCCAAACCCCTGTCGGATGGTGTGTATCAATTCTGTTTTCAGGCGTATGATTTTTATACCAAAAATAATCTTTCATCTAAAACCTGTGCTACGGTATTTTTGGTTCAGTATGATCCACCCATGCTTACCCTGCCGCAAAATGCAGAAAAAGTGCAGGCACTTTCGCCATATGGCGGAGGACCGGGGGTTGTATTCCAATGGATGCCGAGACAGATTGCTCCCAACACGAAATATATTTTTACTTTAAAAGAGCTTTGGGATCAGGGGCAAAGTCCAATTTCAGGTTTTCTCTCATCACCCGCCCTTTGGACAGAAGAAACCTATGCGCCTACTTTGTATTACGGGATAGACAAAACGCAGCTCATGCCGGGAAAAAGATACGCCTGGCAGGTACAGGCGAAATCGGGTAATCCGGTTTTAGGGGCTAATCCGACAGATGATAACGGAGTCTATAAAAACAACGGATTATCTGAGATTTTTTATTTTGATTATGTAGAAAACTGTGCGGTTCCTACTTTATTGATGGCTAAAAATGTAGGCAGGGGAAGGGTAGAACTTCAATGGAGCATTGCGGGACAGCCGGCAGGTCTGTACAACGTACAGTACCGTAAAAAAGGAAGCACTGCAGATTGGGTAACCCAGCAAAGTTATCAGGCTTCCGCAATCATTACAGGACTGGAAGATAAAACAGAATATGAATACCGTATTGGTTCAGTTTGCGGAAATGTACAGACTTTTAACAATAACAATCCTTTTGAAAACGGAAATTCGGGAGGTAATGCCTATTCGTATAGCAGCGTGCAGTATTTTACAACAGATGCTGACGATAAAGATAATAACTACCAGTGCGGGATTATGCCTGCTATTGATATCGCCAATAAAACTCCATTAAATACTCAATTAGGAAACAATGAAGTCTTTACAGCGGGAGATTTCCCTGTTACGGTATTATCAGCACAGGGAAGTGGAGTATATACAGGGACAGGATATATTGAAGTTCCGTATTTAGCCAATACTAAGTTAAAAGTCACCTTCAACAACATTAAGCTAAATACTGATAAAAAGCTAATTGAGGGCGTTGTAGAAACCACCTATGATCCTACGGAAAGTAACGTGTATGATGGTGGTATCTTTGACATGCTAGATCAGGCGGTTAGAGATAGCGAAATAAGAACTAATGAGGCGATCAATCAAACTTTCTTCTACCAGAATAGCTTTGATGTGGTAATGAATAACCAAACTGTTATTAATAATATTATAACGCCATATATTACCAATCTTACCAATTTAGGTTTAATAAATACCAGCCTGAAAGATCAGATTCTTGCTGAGCAACAGAAGCAAAAAGACATACTAAATGGGTTAGATTGTCCTAAAAAAGAAGGCAGCAAAGATGAAGAAGATAAGGGTAAAAATAAAGAAGAAAACAAAGAGCAGACGAATAAGCCAAAAGGTAGTGATGATGACGTTCGAATAATAGAAACCGAGTGTGATAAAAAGCTGAAAGATTATCAGCAATCTCAAATAAAGCTTCTTGCGCTAATGAAGCAGGCACAACAACAAGCGGCAGATAAAATTACAAGCGGGCAGGCATTTCCTCCAAAATATACTGATATTGGAAGTGCAGAACCTCCAAAACCAATTACAGCATCTCGTCTGCGTGAGATACAATCACATTGTGAAGATGGGGCCTTGGGATATTGGGAAGCGAAAGGCTTTGTAAAAGTAGAAAATAATGGTAATCCTTTCTACTATTGCAGGTTAGGAGATGAGGTATTTTATCATTACAAACAACCTGGTGATACATATGGCTATGAAAATTATTGGTTTGTAGATGGAAACTGGTATATGGAAGGTACCACACAACAGTGTGCGGGAGAGGCGTTTAACTGTTTTGTAGTGTATGATGCGGTTTCCAAAAAATATGTGTTAGCCAATCTGGAAACCGGAGAAAGTAGTGGAGAGCAGGCAGCAGACTTTATTACCTGGCTATTTGTACGGGATATGCCGTTGATGATTGTGGGAGGAAGCAGCGGAAGCATTTATGAGATATTGGTAAACGGTCTTGGTGATCCGTTAATAAGTGCTTTAAATGCTACGGATAAAATAACTGATGAAGAAGCTTTAGCGGCACAAGTGACACTGGCTTTGTCTGGAAATGTAAAGCACCTTACGCCTGAAAATCTTAGCAAAATAAAGACGGTACTTACGGCTAAGTTTAAAACTATAACTAAGAGATCTGGAAAGAATGCAAAAGTAATTGCAGAGGAATTAAAAGAGGAGATAGTAGAAATTGTAGGAAAGAGCAGTGAAATTGATGTTTCAAAATTAAAGCTGCGAAATATAATGGAAGGTGCTGATGATTGGGTTATGGTTTTTTATGATGATGTTAATTTGGGTGATGTTATTCTCTCTAATGGAGTTACATTAGAATTAGATATTGTTGTACCAAAAGCTTTACAAGGAAAAGGTATCTTAAAAGAAATTTTTAATCAAGCAATTCAAAAATTTAATCCATTAGAGATTAAATCTACTTGGAAGTATGATCCTGTAAAGTATAAAGAATTTGGTGGATTATCAGATAATTTAAAGGTTTTTTTAGAAAAAGAAAGTAATTTAGGAGAAGTTGGAGCAGCGTTTGAAACACCGTCAGGAAAAGTAGCAAAATATTTTGGCTTTACAAATGCCACGGTTAAAAAATCAGCAGATGGTAAAATAGTTGAGGTATATTTTATAAAATAA
- a CDS encoding thiamine phosphate synthase, whose translation MSLIRSFPYQLYLVISEKDCKGRNLLEVAEQAILGGVDIIQLREKWASDEDFLTIALRLKEITDKYQIPLSLMIILLSSQRG comes from the coding sequence ATGAGTCTAATACGTTCTTTTCCCTATCAATTATATCTTGTGATTTCAGAAAAAGACTGTAAGGGTCGAAATCTTCTGGAGGTTGCTGAACAGGCGATTTTAGGCGGTGTAGACATCATCCAGTTGCGTGAAAAATGGGCTTCCGATGAGGATTTTCTCACCATTGCGCTTCGTCTTAAAGAAATAACCGATAAATATCAAATTCCTTTGTCATTAATGATAATACTTTTGTCGTCCCAAAGAGGCTGA